From Desulfonatronum thioautotrophicum, the proteins below share one genomic window:
- the recQ gene encoding DNA helicase RecQ, whose amino-acid sequence MGAQHHVLKPTASPVCMSLIPVFTIGYGSRSIEDLLDLLQRHAIEYLLDVRSRPYSKNRPEYAKQALEQHLKGGGMRYVFMGDDLGGLPNGVAGGAESGVGMAALSRSAAFRRGLNRLRTAHAQQRRVALLCCEAKPEDCHRATLIGAGLVAEGVPVAHIDEHGELLSQEAVLARREHAAKRPTGIDQPTPDEQAAGGSSGPPGDDVPHPTDADMPCDLPDDCPATASWSEPVQASGAVLDLSRFVGADPASVLKQVFGYDAFRPLQAEVIADVLARRDTLAIMPTGSGKSLCYQLPALLFPGMSVVVSPLIALMEDQVMQARELGLPAALLNSTLPSQEYQAVMADVRTGRVKLLYAAPETLLQPGILQLLESVAVDCLTIDEAHCISEWGHDFRPEYRQLLDVRRRLPGAVCLAVTATATERVRQDIKHTLGISDAQTHLASFNREKLYLEVVPKTRAVEQLLDYLRDRSDQSGIIYCATRKQVDVLSGVLNGQGLSALPYHAGLDAPTRMRHQRRFIRDEARIMVATIAFGMGINKSDIRYVVHYDLPKNLESYYQQVGRAGRDGIRADCLLLFSYGAVQTAVSFVKKMDPVQQKSARMQLEAMVGYAESAVCRRIPLLGYFNESYTAGSCAMCDNCRNPQQERSDLTVAAQKFLSCVKRTGELFGASHIIDVLRGSRSEKVLGRGHDALSTYNIGQEYSRKQWQHLARQFIQQGLLIQDMEHGGLRLGQDAVAVFRGRQVLGIQPALDRPAPMAPISGAEGEQYDSELFALLRTRRKALAEAANVPPYVVFSDRTLMEMAALFPQTPEALARVHGVGETKLARYADEFLHVLRDYCAERGIAEQAPTSHVPAPRKQPEGPGGRTLEVLALHQQGRTIAQICEIFAVKPGTVVHHLWQASQAGHHVRGDNLTGQIPLSPEQLQQVLDAFAAHGTERLRPVFDALEGNVTYDALHMVRLYAISREQGG is encoded by the coding sequence ATGGGCGCACAACACCATGTCCTGAAGCCCACGGCTTCCCCTGTCTGCATGTCTTTGATCCCTGTTTTTACCATTGGCTACGGCTCGCGCTCCATCGAGGACCTACTGGATCTGCTGCAAAGGCATGCGATCGAGTATCTCCTGGATGTTCGCTCTCGACCTTATTCCAAAAATCGCCCGGAGTATGCCAAGCAGGCCCTGGAACAGCACCTGAAAGGCGGCGGAATGCGCTATGTGTTCATGGGGGATGATTTGGGCGGCTTGCCGAATGGCGTTGCGGGAGGCGCTGAATCTGGGGTGGGCATGGCCGCTCTCTCTCGCTCAGCGGCGTTTCGCCGCGGTCTGAACCGGCTGCGCACGGCGCATGCGCAGCAACGTCGCGTGGCCTTGCTCTGCTGCGAGGCCAAGCCGGAGGATTGCCATCGGGCAACGCTGATTGGTGCCGGCCTTGTTGCCGAAGGCGTGCCTGTGGCTCATATTGACGAACACGGCGAGCTGCTCTCGCAGGAAGCCGTGCTGGCGCGCCGGGAACACGCCGCGAAGAGACCGACCGGTATTGACCAACCAACTCCGGATGAGCAGGCGGCGGGCGGGTCAAGTGGGCCGCCGGGGGACGATGTCCCTCACCCCACGGACGCGGACATGCCTTGTGATCTCCCGGATGATTGTCCCGCTACGGCATCTTGGTCCGAACCCGTCCAGGCATCTGGAGCTGTTTTGGATTTGAGCCGGTTCGTCGGTGCCGATCCGGCAAGCGTCTTGAAGCAGGTCTTTGGGTACGACGCCTTTCGGCCCCTGCAGGCCGAGGTGATCGCCGATGTCCTGGCCCGGCGGGACACCCTGGCCATCATGCCCACGGGCAGCGGCAAATCGCTGTGCTATCAGCTTCCGGCGCTGCTCTTTCCAGGGATGAGCGTGGTGGTTTCTCCGCTTATCGCCCTGATGGAGGATCAGGTTATGCAGGCCCGGGAGCTGGGCCTGCCCGCGGCACTCCTGAACAGCACGTTGCCCAGCCAGGAGTACCAGGCCGTGATGGCCGATGTGCGGACCGGGCGGGTCAAGCTGTTGTACGCGGCCCCGGAGACACTGCTTCAGCCGGGAATTCTGCAGCTTTTGGAAAGCGTGGCCGTGGACTGTCTGACCATTGACGAGGCCCACTGCATTTCCGAATGGGGCCATGATTTTCGCCCGGAGTATCGCCAGCTCCTGGATGTTCGCCGTCGGTTGCCCGGCGCGGTCTGCCTGGCCGTCACGGCCACGGCCACGGAGCGGGTCCGTCAGGACATCAAGCATACCCTGGGCATCAGCGACGCCCAGACCCACCTGGCCAGTTTCAACCGGGAAAAACTCTATCTGGAGGTCGTGCCCAAGACTCGGGCTGTGGAACAACTTCTGGATTATCTCCGGGACCGCTCGGACCAGTCCGGAATCATCTACTGCGCCACCCGCAAGCAAGTTGACGTGCTGTCCGGCGTGCTGAACGGCCAGGGTCTCTCCGCGCTGCCTTACCACGCCGGCTTGGACGCCCCGACCCGGATGCGCCACCAGCGCCGGTTCATCCGGGACGAGGCCCGGATCATGGTGGCCACCATTGCCTTTGGCATGGGCATCAACAAGTCGGACATTCGTTACGTGGTGCATTACGATCTGCCCAAGAATCTGGAGAGCTACTATCAGCAGGTGGGCCGGGCCGGACGGGACGGGATACGCGCGGACTGCCTGTTGCTGTTTTCCTACGGGGCTGTGCAGACCGCTGTCTCGTTCGTCAAAAAAATGGACCCGGTACAGCAAAAGTCGGCCCGGATGCAGCTGGAGGCCATGGTCGGCTACGCCGAGTCCGCAGTCTGCCGCCGGATTCCCTTGCTGGGCTACTTCAACGAGTCGTATACAGCTGGCAGCTGTGCAATGTGCGACAATTGCCGCAACCCGCAACAGGAGCGCTCGGACCTGACCGTGGCCGCCCAGAAGTTCCTGTCCTGCGTCAAGCGCACCGGAGAACTGTTCGGTGCGAGCCATATCATCGACGTGCTGCGCGGCTCCCGGTCGGAAAAAGTGTTGGGGCGTGGTCACGATGCACTGTCCACGTACAACATCGGCCAGGAGTATTCCCGAAAGCAGTGGCAGCACCTGGCCCGCCAGTTCATCCAGCAGGGACTGCTGATTCAGGACATGGAGCATGGCGGCCTGCGGCTTGGCCAGGATGCCGTGGCGGTCTTTCGCGGTCGCCAGGTTCTGGGCATCCAGCCTGCCCTCGACCGGCCCGCCCCGATGGCCCCCATAAGCGGTGCGGAGGGCGAGCAGTACGATTCCGAGCTCTTTGCCCTGCTGCGTACCAGGCGCAAGGCCCTGGCCGAGGCGGCCAACGTCCCACCTTACGTGGTTTTTTCGGACCGGACCCTGATGGAAATGGCCGCGCTGTTTCCCCAGACGCCGGAGGCCCTGGCCAGGGTGCACGGCGTCGGCGAGACCAAGCTGGCCCGCTACGCCGACGAATTCCTGCATGTTCTTCGCGACTATTGCGCGGAGCGGGGCATCGCGGAGCAGGCTCCAACAAGCCATGTGCCCGCACCCCGCAAACAGCCGGAAGGCCCTGGCGGTCGAACCCTGGAAGTCCTCGCCCTGCACCAGCAAGGCCGGACCATTGCCCAGATCTGCGAAATTTTTGCGGTCAAGCCCGGCACCGTGGTCCACCATCTCTGGCAAGCCTCCCAGGCCGGCCATCACGTGCGCGGAGATAACCTGACGGGCCAGATCCCGTTGTCTCCGGAGCAGCTCCAGCAGGTCCTGGACGCCTTTGCCGCACACGGCACCGAGCGGCTTCGCCCGGTATTCGACGCCCTGGAGGGCAACGTCACCTACGACGCCCTGCACATGGTCCGGCTGTATGCGATTTCGCGGGAGCAGGGCGGATGA
- the coaD gene encoding pantetheine-phosphate adenylyltransferase, which produces MDKNFCKKRIAVYPGTFDPLTNGHVSLIRRGLEVFDQIIVAVAWDTPKTPLFSLEERLEMINEVFAPEPRVIAEGFAGLLVEYVRNRGGSVILRGLRATSDFEYEFQMALMNRRLNRGLQTMFLMTDYKWLYISSTIIKEAAKLHGEVQGLVPEVVLQRLQEKYGARAA; this is translated from the coding sequence ATGGACAAAAATTTTTGCAAGAAACGCATCGCCGTCTACCCCGGCACGTTCGACCCGTTGACCAACGGTCATGTCAGCCTGATCCGACGCGGGCTGGAGGTTTTTGATCAGATCATCGTGGCCGTGGCCTGGGACACGCCCAAAACTCCGCTGTTCTCCCTGGAGGAGCGTCTGGAGATGATCAACGAGGTTTTCGCCCCGGAGCCGCGGGTGATTGCCGAGGGATTTGCCGGACTGCTGGTTGAATATGTGCGTAATCGCGGGGGCAGCGTGATTCTGCGCGGTTTGCGGGCAACGTCGGACTTCGAGTACGAATTCCAGATGGCCCTGATGAATCGTCGCCTGAACCGCGGTCTGCAGACCATGTTTTTGATGACTGATTACAAGTGGTTGTATATCAGTTCCACCATCATCAAGGAAGCCGCCAAGCTGCATGGTGAGGTACAGGGGCTGGTACCGGAGGTGGTGCTCCAACGGTTGCAGGAGAAGTATGGAGCGCGAGCAGCCTGA
- the rsmD gene encoding 16S rRNA (guanine(966)-N(2))-methyltransferase RsmD, with protein MVRIIAGHWKGRRIKTTEGEGYRPAMGRTREAVFSMLASRGVCWESARVLDVFAGSGSLGWEALSRGASKVCFLESDAKALRLLREQALAFERPGQTIRILAGDALRTLDKSPRQPGYEVLFFDPPYGRDLLVKALALAIRHGWMAPDALICAEVEKQWTPSSLPHPELALQTDRTYGQTRICIWTFEHGTT; from the coding sequence GTGGTCAGAATCATCGCCGGACACTGGAAGGGCCGGCGGATCAAGACGACCGAGGGCGAGGGCTATCGCCCGGCCATGGGGCGGACTCGCGAAGCCGTGTTTTCCATGCTGGCCTCGCGCGGAGTGTGCTGGGAGTCGGCGCGGGTGTTGGACGTCTTTGCCGGGAGCGGCAGCTTGGGCTGGGAAGCACTGAGCCGCGGAGCATCGAAGGTCTGTTTTCTGGAAAGCGATGCCAAGGCCTTGCGGTTGTTGCGGGAGCAGGCCCTGGCCTTCGAACGCCCTGGGCAAACCATCCGGATTCTGGCTGGAGACGCACTGCGCACCCTGGACAAATCCCCCAGGCAGCCGGGGTACGAGGTCTTGTTTTTTGATCCGCCCTATGGCCGCGACCTTCTGGTCAAAGCCCTCGCTCTGGCAATCAGACACGGCTGGATGGCCCCGGATGCCCTGATCTGCGCGGAGGTGGAAAAACAATGGACACCATCCAGCTTGCCCCATCCCGAACTTGCCTTGCAAACCGACCGCACCTACGGTCAAACGCGAATTTGCATCTGGACCTTTGAGCACGGAACCACCTGA
- a CDS encoding response regulator: MRTLIVEDSRSMREHLQEIVAPYGHVVQVADGRQAVSAFVRSLEDKKLFDLILMDIEMPVLDGHQALSMIRRLEEQRLGGIRTKVVMVSSLTDYENILKAQFEERADAYLTKPFEPEMLLEILRNHGLIDKGSFPQDDIESVP; encoded by the coding sequence ATGCGTACCCTGATTGTCGAGGACAGCCGAAGCATGCGGGAGCACCTCCAGGAAATCGTGGCGCCCTACGGCCATGTTGTTCAGGTGGCGGATGGGAGGCAGGCCGTAAGCGCCTTTGTGCGCTCCCTGGAAGACAAGAAACTCTTTGACCTGATTTTGATGGACATTGAAATGCCCGTTCTGGACGGCCACCAGGCCCTGAGCATGATCCGTCGCCTGGAAGAACAGCGTCTGGGCGGCATCCGGACCAAGGTGGTGATGGTTTCCAGTCTGACGGATTACGAAAATATCCTCAAAGCCCAGTTTGAGGAGCGGGCCGACGCGTACCTGACCAAACCGTTTGAACCGGAAATGCTGCTGGAGATCCTGCGCAACCACGGCCTTATCGACAAGGGATCGTTTCCCCAGGACGACATCGAGAGCGTTCCCTGA
- a CDS encoding small ribosomal subunit Rsm22 family protein, translating to MSDAPQRATVCSRSPFPDLTGASERALAGYADLLRAVLPMKAAHRRKLPDNIQELSTFLVEDRAEVLGRDYLHAPAALGAYLWYFLPWNLLRMTRLLGGLNLDPPEGGTVVDLGAGPLTLVQALALARPDLLARELHFHCLDTTPRPMREGRKLFHGLVDILKDTLDAGHSRWKIHLVHAPWQVGIKSVPQADLLTAGNFLNELPWNRRDPLSEQVAGFFQTVAGHVRPDGQCLFVEPGNRFGGKLVSLVREEAVAGGWKILGPCTHHHACPMLEHRETSWCHFTLSVRGCPPWLRELSREADLPKRDISLSYVHLAGPGSPDRFLDRKAEQSPERNAPAKQMREEPLPEGWARIVSGEFSVPDRMRESRETMVGRYGCAAQGKLLILSPSGQSATRSGDCVRFRLADPLRRDSKTRALVAELLPAMDGPKKKAASPTMRPGQSGQSATNSPPARGHRDDRKPGTNPKATSTGHNRRPKRSQS from the coding sequence ATGTCTGATGCCCCACAACGCGCCACGGTTTGTTCCCGATCGCCGTTTCCCGATCTCACCGGTGCATCGGAGCGGGCCTTGGCAGGCTATGCCGACCTGCTGCGCGCGGTGCTGCCCATGAAGGCCGCACATCGGCGCAAACTGCCGGACAATATTCAGGAATTGTCCACATTTCTGGTTGAGGATCGCGCCGAGGTCCTGGGCCGGGATTACCTGCATGCGCCGGCCGCCCTGGGGGCCTATCTCTGGTACTTCCTGCCCTGGAACCTGTTGCGAATGACCCGCCTTTTGGGCGGGCTGAATCTGGACCCGCCGGAAGGGGGGACGGTGGTGGATCTGGGCGCCGGTCCCCTGACCCTGGTCCAGGCCCTGGCTTTGGCCAGACCGGACCTGCTGGCGAGGGAACTGCACTTCCACTGTCTGGACACCACGCCAAGGCCGATGCGCGAGGGCCGGAAACTGTTTCACGGCCTCGTGGACATTCTGAAGGATACCCTGGATGCGGGCCACAGCCGCTGGAAGATTCACCTGGTTCATGCTCCCTGGCAGGTGGGCATCAAGAGCGTGCCCCAGGCCGATCTGCTGACCGCGGGCAATTTCCTGAACGAGCTGCCCTGGAATCGCCGGGACCCTCTCAGTGAACAGGTTGCTGGTTTTTTCCAAACAGTGGCCGGGCATGTCCGTCCGGATGGGCAGTGCCTTTTTGTGGAGCCCGGCAATCGATTCGGCGGCAAGCTGGTCAGTCTGGTCCGGGAAGAGGCCGTGGCCGGCGGGTGGAAGATCCTTGGGCCCTGCACCCATCACCATGCCTGCCCGATGCTCGAACACCGGGAGACCTCCTGGTGCCATTTCACCCTGTCCGTCCGGGGTTGTCCGCCGTGGCTGAGGGAATTGTCCCGGGAAGCCGATCTGCCCAAACGGGATATCAGCCTGAGTTATGTGCATTTGGCCGGACCCGGGAGTCCGGATCGGTTTTTGGACCGGAAGGCCGAACAGAGTCCGGAGCGCAATGCACCTGCAAAGCAGATGAGGGAGGAACCTCTTCCCGAGGGATGGGCGCGCATCGTCAGTGGCGAGTTTTCCGTGCCGGACCGGATGCGGGAAAGCCGGGAAACCATGGTCGGACGTTATGGGTGCGCGGCCCAGGGCAAACTGCTGATTCTCTCCCCGTCAGGGCAATCCGCCACCCGCTCCGGAGACTGTGTTCGCTTTCGTCTGGCCGATCCGCTCCGGCGTGATTCCAAAACCCGGGCCTTGGTGGCGGAGCTGCTCCCGGCCATGGACGGACCGAAAAAAAAGGCGGCGAGCCCCACCATGAGGCCAGGTCAGTCAGGTCAGTCCGCAACAAATTCACCACCGGCCAGGGGCCATCGCGACGATCGCAAGCCGGGGACAAATCCCAAGGCAACGTCCACTGGTCACAATCGTCGCCCAAAGCGTTCCCAGTCATAA
- the crcB gene encoding fluoride efflux transporter CrcB, with translation MYELLLFCLAAALGAMARYGLSAFIYGLLGRNFPWGTAVVNIMGCFLFGLTWMLTDGIEMSAQVRVILLIGFMGSFSTFSTYIFESHLLLQQGKRFYVLLNVFGQTLIGLGALYCGFLLGRLW, from the coding sequence ATGTACGAACTACTCTTGTTTTGCCTCGCCGCAGCCCTCGGAGCCATGGCCCGCTACGGGCTCTCCGCGTTCATTTACGGGCTGTTGGGACGTAATTTTCCCTGGGGCACCGCCGTGGTCAACATCATGGGCTGCTTTCTTTTTGGGCTGACCTGGATGCTCACGGACGGAATTGAAATGTCCGCGCAGGTGCGTGTGATCCTGCTCATCGGTTTTATGGGGTCATTCTCCACGTTTTCCACGTACATCTTTGAAAGCCATCTGCTGTTGCAACAGGGAAAACGGTTCTACGTGCTTTTGAACGTGTTCGGTCAGACCCTGATCGGTCTTGGAGCACTTTACTGCGGCTTCCTGCTCGGCCGGCTCTGGTAA
- the miaA gene encoding tRNA (adenosine(37)-N6)-dimethylallyltransferase MiaA, giving the protein MEREQPESGRSAGPVAVANGQPSRIICLVGATGTGKTAAALTLARHYPVSVVNADSRQVYRDVPIITAQPGDGEQSQCPHLLYGFLAMNETISAGRFMDEARQAVTACRESGRMPILVGGTGLYLRALAGGLADIPQVPAEVRGAVLEDCATQGSEALHARLTAVDPAYAARIHPRDRQRVCRALEVFQASGRPLSWWHTQARSAQGLDLCIIGLRLPRPELHDRLARRIDLMLELGALQEIQQAWDGCPDADAPGFSGIGCRELLAHVHGQKTLEEAKDLWLFRTRAYAKRQETWFNNIADVHWIPAGEPTAALRLVNSLVTNRPWSDGIE; this is encoded by the coding sequence ATGGAGCGCGAGCAGCCTGAAAGCGGACGGTCTGCCGGTCCTGTCGCGGTTGCAAATGGGCAGCCGTCCCGGATCATCTGTCTTGTGGGGGCCACCGGGACGGGCAAGACCGCCGCGGCCCTGACCTTGGCCCGGCATTATCCCGTGAGCGTGGTCAACGCGGACTCTCGCCAGGTCTACCGGGACGTGCCCATCATCACCGCTCAGCCCGGCGATGGGGAGCAATCCCAGTGCCCGCATCTGCTGTATGGCTTTCTGGCCATGAACGAGACCATTTCCGCGGGCAGGTTCATGGACGAGGCCCGGCAGGCGGTGACCGCCTGTCGGGAAAGCGGGCGAATGCCCATTCTCGTGGGTGGCACGGGTCTTTATCTGCGCGCCCTGGCTGGAGGGTTGGCGGATATTCCTCAGGTGCCCGCCGAGGTGCGCGGGGCGGTGCTTGAAGACTGCGCGACGCAGGGCTCCGAGGCATTGCATGCCAGATTGACGGCTGTCGATCCGGCGTATGCGGCCCGGATTCATCCTCGGGACCGGCAGCGGGTCTGCCGGGCACTGGAGGTCTTTCAGGCCTCGGGCCGACCGCTGAGCTGGTGGCACACCCAGGCCCGTTCCGCCCAAGGGTTGGATCTGTGCATCATCGGTCTGCGTCTGCCCCGACCGGAACTGCACGATCGCCTGGCGCGGCGGATTGACCTGATGCTGGAATTGGGCGCGCTCCAGGAAATCCAGCAAGCCTGGGATGGCTGTCCGGATGCGGACGCTCCGGGCTTTTCCGGCATTGGCTGCCGGGAATTGCTGGCCCATGTGCATGGCCAAAAAACACTCGAAGAAGCCAAGGATCTTTGGCTGTTTCGAACCAGGGCGTACGCCAAGCGGCAGGAAACCTGGTTCAACAACATTGCCGACGTGCACTGGATTCCGGCCGGAGAACCGACAGCCGCGCTCCGGTTGGTGAACAGCCTTGTGACCAACCGCCCTTGGAGCGACGGTATCGAGTGA
- a CDS encoding RCKP-type rubredoxin-like domain-containing protein — MAEFVCAKCGEKKEGRCKPQKCPKCGEKGTMTKQEQK; from the coding sequence ATGGCTGAATTTGTCTGTGCCAAGTGCGGTGAAAAAAAGGAAGGGCGGTGCAAACCGCAAAAATGTCCAAAATGCGGTGAAAAGGGGACCATGACCAAGCAGGAGCAGAAGTAA
- a CDS encoding Smr/MutS family protein, whose protein sequence is MDRTAQGQDATIMKFTSLEDLSAHKKKFPKREKSKRPAIKPQPVKEPQAPPKDDAELFIRAMSEVAPISGGAKGRQVPGESALSRSATTPGSKRSSTENSDDLWVTDYLRNLVQGTVDFELAYSEEYMHGYIQDLDRKVLGKLKAGQFSVEAHLDMHGLNALQARDATYDFLRNQYQLGRRCVLLIPGRGRNSPGGQALIREELPLWLTRDPLRRVVLAFCTALPQHGGAGALYILLRKRKKTQGKVRWDLPASGE, encoded by the coding sequence ATGGACAGGACAGCCCAAGGACAGGACGCCACGATCATGAAGTTCACCTCCCTCGAAGACCTCTCCGCGCACAAAAAGAAATTTCCCAAGAGGGAAAAGTCCAAACGCCCTGCCATCAAGCCCCAACCGGTAAAGGAACCGCAAGCACCGCCCAAGGATGATGCCGAACTGTTCATCCGGGCCATGTCCGAGGTCGCCCCGATATCCGGCGGAGCCAAGGGTCGGCAGGTTCCCGGAGAGTCTGCGCTATCACGATCCGCGACAACGCCTGGTTCGAAGCGGTCCTCCACGGAAAACAGCGACGATCTGTGGGTCACGGACTACTTGCGCAACCTGGTTCAGGGCACGGTGGATTTTGAACTCGCGTACTCCGAAGAGTACATGCATGGCTACATTCAGGATCTGGACAGGAAGGTTCTGGGCAAGCTCAAGGCGGGACAGTTCAGCGTGGAGGCGCACCTGGACATGCATGGGTTGAATGCCCTCCAGGCCAGGGACGCCACGTACGATTTTCTGCGCAACCAGTATCAACTGGGACGGCGCTGCGTGTTGCTCATTCCGGGTCGCGGCAGGAATTCCCCGGGCGGACAGGCTCTGATCCGCGAGGAACTGCCCCTGTGGCTCACCCGTGATCCATTGCGCCGGGTGGTTCTGGCCTTTTGCACGGCCCTGCCCCAGCACGGAGGAGCAGGCGCCCTGTACATCCTGCTGCGCAAGCGCAAGAAGACCCAGGGGAAGGTGCGCTGGGACCTCCCGGCATCCGGAGAATGA
- a CDS encoding helix-turn-helix domain-containing protein gives MDGQKKKKSSLRCIVLALVKKPHIELSIQGEQAKELVEWIRQKYEVVVLVEDPLDEFVSIESTAYWKKMEKNRVGNLLAGARLKSGLTQAELADKLGIRQNMISDYEHGRRTLSDAMAQRFSDTLGIKEEHLRYGTDQGE, from the coding sequence TTGGACGGGCAGAAAAAAAAGAAATCATCATTGAGGTGTATTGTGTTGGCTCTCGTGAAAAAGCCCCATATTGAACTCTCGATCCAAGGGGAACAGGCAAAAGAACTGGTCGAGTGGATCAGGCAAAAGTACGAAGTTGTCGTCCTCGTGGAAGATCCTCTGGATGAGTTTGTCTCCATTGAGAGCACGGCCTACTGGAAAAAGATGGAAAAAAATCGTGTCGGCAACCTGCTTGCCGGCGCTCGATTGAAGTCTGGCCTGACCCAGGCCGAACTCGCCGATAAGCTCGGTATTCGGCAGAATATGATCAGTGACTATGAGCATGGCCGACGCACCCTTTCCGATGCCATGGCCCAGCGTTTCAGTGACACGTTGGGGATTAAAGAGGAGCATCTGCGGTACGGAACTGATCAAGGGGAATAA
- a CDS encoding ASKHA domain-containing protein, translated as MAEDRGGKSAPNQGCRGSGLSGLSGMPGTADGHDVLTIQDAMGRVRFIRAFPGQTLSQMLFLEGLWPTRPFCSGLGKCGLCLVFVADASDAGAASPRDHAGGTPTPDEMAALSPEELEQGGRLACRCPAVGGMTVRLPFAFPSSVAEERAIPLSRPATGSLSLAVDLGTTGLDWLVRDDGGVLAQGRELNPQLAAGSEVMSRLGFALMAEANARMLRDVVVRRLHDLVMSMPTAVDRICVAGNTVMTALLLDWPLQNLAVAPYRRSHPGGFWTTLPFQACSTGEQSRSCASNCAGIDGGRIGSGRTYIPPQPAPFIGGDVSAGLAAIQFGHAGQPVYPFLLADLGTNGEFILALGPEHYLAASVPMGPALEGIGMSCGSAALPGVWVDVAVTPLGLRPRSLPMLERDAPHTLSQPPDRQRISGTGYLALLAGLLRLGVLKRSGGFADGQSPLARNIGANVADVHGERRLVLGADVFLTGRDVEEVLKVKAAFNLAMSRLLAEAGLTPGGIRAFYLAGALGEHVDLSALEELGFVPPGSRERMRPVGNTALAGAALLVASSQARNWIEEMAPRITTLPIGQEPDFFAHYTQRLVFRHV; from the coding sequence TTGGCCGAAGACCGGGGCGGAAAATCCGCCCCAAACCAAGGATGCCGTGGATCCGGGTTGTCCGGTCTGTCAGGCATGCCCGGGACGGCCGATGGCCACGACGTGCTGACGATACAGGACGCGATGGGCCGAGTGCGATTTATCCGGGCATTTCCCGGACAGACCCTCTCCCAGATGCTGTTTCTGGAGGGGCTCTGGCCGACGAGGCCGTTTTGCAGCGGTTTGGGAAAATGCGGTCTGTGCCTGGTTTTTGTGGCAGACGCTTCGGATGCCGGCGCGGCATCGCCGCGGGACCATGCAGGCGGAACGCCGACGCCGGATGAAATGGCGGCCTTGTCGCCGGAGGAACTGGAGCAGGGAGGGCGGCTGGCCTGTCGATGTCCTGCCGTTGGCGGGATGACGGTTCGCCTGCCCTTTGCTTTTCCATCATCTGTCGCCGAGGAGCGGGCGATTCCCTTGAGCCGACCTGCAACCGGTTCCTTGTCCCTGGCCGTGGATCTGGGAACCACCGGACTGGACTGGCTGGTGCGCGACGATGGCGGGGTGCTGGCCCAGGGGCGCGAACTGAACCCGCAACTGGCCGCGGGCAGCGAGGTGATGTCCCGGCTGGGCTTTGCCCTGATGGCGGAGGCAAATGCCCGGATGCTCAGGGATGTGGTGGTGCGCCGGCTGCACGACCTCGTCATGTCCATGCCCACGGCGGTGGACCGCATCTGCGTGGCCGGGAACACGGTGATGACCGCCCTGCTCCTGGACTGGCCGCTGCAAAATTTGGCCGTCGCGCCCTACCGCAGATCGCATCCCGGCGGGTTCTGGACAACACTGCCCTTTCAGGCCTGTTCCACCGGGGAGCAATCCAGAAGCTGCGCCAGTAACTGTGCCGGAATTGACGGCGGCCGTATCGGTAGCGGGCGAACCTACATTCCGCCGCAACCGGCTCCGTTCATCGGCGGCGACGTAAGCGCCGGACTGGCCGCGATCCAGTTCGGCCATGCAGGTCAACCTGTTTATCCGTTCCTTCTGGCGGATCTGGGCACCAACGGCGAATTCATTTTGGCCCTGGGGCCGGAGCACTATCTGGCAGCCAGCGTGCCCATGGGGCCGGCCCTGGAGGGTATCGGCATGTCCTGCGGTTCAGCGGCCCTGCCCGGTGTCTGGGTGGACGTGGCCGTGACCCCGCTGGGGTTGCGACCTCGGTCCCTGCCCATGCTGGAACGCGACGCACCCCACACCCTGTCTCAGCCCCCGGATCGGCAACGCATATCCGGCACGGGATATCTGGCCCTTTTGGCCGGATTGCTGCGTCTGGGGGTTCTCAAACGATCCGGGGGCTTTGCGGACGGACAAAGCCCGCTGGCCCGGAACATTGGCGCGAATGTGGCCGATGTGCACGGTGAGAGACGTCTGGTGCTGGGTGCGGATGTTTTTCTGACCGGGCGCGACGTGGAGGAGGTGCTCAAGGTCAAGGCGGCCTTCAACCTGGCGATGAGCCGGTTGCTGGCCGAGGCCGGCTTGACGCCGGGTGGGATACGCGCCTTTTATTTGGCCGGTGCCCTGGGCGAGCATGTCGATCTGTCCGCCCTGGAGGAACTGGGCTTTGTCCCACCGGGAAGCCGGGAGCGGATGCGTCCCGTGGGCAATACCGCCCTGGCCGGGGCCGCCCTGCTGGTGGCCAGTTCCCAGGCCAGGAACTGGATTGAGGAAATGGCCCCAAGGATCACGACCTTGCCCATCGGCCAGGAGCCGGATTTTTTCGCACACTATACGCAAAGGTTGGTCTTTCGCCATGTCTGA